The genome window GCTTGGCGGCCGCTCGCGAGCGCTGCCTGCCACAAGAACAGGGCGATGAGCACCAGCCACCAGCCGCGCGGCTCTTTCAGCGCGATGCCCTCATACGCTCCCAACCCCACGAGCGCCACGGCCACGCCCGCGCTGATGATGCTCGCGATGCTCGTCGCGCGCGCCTGGCTGCCGTATATGCGCCACAAGACCGCACGAAGCAGGCGGCCTCCGTCGCTCGGAAAAGCCGGCAAGAGATTGAACAGCGCCAGCATGCCGTTGGCGACCGCGAGCAGCCAGCAAAACGTGAAGCCCCAGAGCCAACTGATTCTGTCGCACGCCAGCGCCAGCGCGTAGAAGACCAATCCGATCACGATGCTCGCGAGCGGGCCCGCACCAGCCATCTTGATCTCGTCCGCCGGCGTTCCCGGCTCGCGCAAGATGCTCGCCACGCCCCCGAACAGGAACAGCGTGATGTTGCCGATCGGAATGCCGAGCCGGCGCGCGACCAGCGCGTGCGCGAACTCGTGCGCCACAACGCTGGCGAAGAGCACCAGCGAGGCGATGAGTCCGAGCACGATGTCGTTTGCGGCGGACAATTCTTGCGATAACAGCTTCGCTATTGTGGCCGCCGACCACGCGAATAGCAAATAGATGATGAGCCAGCTCGGGTGCACGGCGATCTCAATGCCGGCGATCTTCCCTACTCGCCAGGTCCAACGCATACGCATGTGTCGAGTACGTTTATCTTTCCGCGGAGGGTGCGCCTTCGACGAGTTGCTGCAGCCAGTCGAAGGCCAGCGCAGCGCGCGCTTGCAGCGCAGGCACGCGCGACTTCAGATGCGCGCGCAATGCGTCGCGTTGCGACCAGAGCGCGTTCGTCATCTCGTCCACAAAACTATCGCGCCGCAAAGGCGGGAGCGGATAGTTGAGCGTACCGATGAGCGCGGCGAGCTTAGGATCATGCTGCACGGCCATGAACGGGACGCCGAGGCGCGCGGCGATGATCAGCGCGTGCAGCCGCATCGAAACGACCGCGGCGCAGCGCGCGATGAGCGCGGTCATCGTCGGAAGGTCGTAGCCGCCGCCCAGAAGCACGGGAGCCGACTTGCAGCGCCGGATGACGCTCGCGGCCGCTTCCGCGTCGTGCGGGATCTGGAGCGGCACGAAGACCACGTGCGCGCCGTCGGCCGACAGACGGTCGACGAGGCCCGCGAGTCTTTCCATCATCTGATCCAGAGGCGCGCCGCGCCTGACGATCACCGCCACGAGACTTTCGATACCGGCATGCAGCCCTTCGCCGGCCAGCGTCTCGCGAGCGGCGGGGCTCACCTCGCCGGGGGCGAGAAAAACCGGATCGGCGCTGAGGCGCACCTCGACGTTTGGCAACAGCGCCTGCAGCGTGTTGGCGCTCTCTTCGTCGCGCACGCACGCAAGATCGACGTTCGCGCAGGCGCGCTTGGTCACTTCGCGGCCGAAATAGTTGAGCGGCCCGATGCCTTGCGCGAAGATCGCCGCCTTGCGATCCGCGCGCTTGGCGTCGCGGATGATGCTTGCGTAATAGAGCAGGCTGCGCAAGCTCGTCGCGCTCTGCAGCAATCCGCCGCCGCCGCTCACCGTGACGTCGGCGCGGCGCACCGCTGCATGCACGCTGCTCCAGGCCATGCGCGGCAACGCTTCGACGCCGTAGGTCTGACGCGTCTCATCGGGGCGTTCGGAGAGCACGGTGATGACGTCGTTCGCGCGGCGTCGCCGCCACTCGTCCACGAAGACGCGCAGGATCGCTTCGTCTCCGAAGTTCCCGAACCCATAGTAACCGGATAGCAGCAGGCGCGCGGGCGCGGAGCTCATGTACCGCGCGCGGCCGTCGCGGAGCGAGCGAAACGCCGGTACACGGCTTGCGCGATCAGCCCGACGGCAGAGCCGACGACCAGACCGTTGAACAACCGCAGCGCGCCGATCACGAGCGACGTGTGGATGTGCGAGAACGTATCGACGATATCAGCGGTGCCGATGCCGATGGCCAGCACGAAGACCCAGCCAAGCGCGCGGCGATGCGCCGGCAAGAGCGCGGGCAGCAAGAACAGCGCGGGAAAGCCGACGAGGAACTCCTTGAAGCGCGGTCTTGCGCCGAGCAGGGTGGTCAGAAAGCCGCGCAGGTGCACTTCGAGGGGCGAGACGCCGGTATCCGGTTGATTGCCGGAACGCAAGACGAGCAGCGCGGCTCCCGCAACGAGGACCACGATAGCTGCGAGCTGCCACGCGCGCACCGGCGACGAGAACGCATCGCCGATCTGCCGCCGCGCGCCGAACGCATCGGTGAACAGATAGATCGCGACGAGCGCGAGCGCGGGAACGACGAGCAACGCTTTGACCCCGAAGAACTGTTGGACCTCGAGCATGAACGTCGCTTGGGAGAGCAAACCGATGACGAACAGCGCTCCGAGCAGCGCCACGCCGGCGGCGGTGAGCAGGCAGCGCAGCCCGCGCTGTGGAGCAGGAGCTTTAGCTCCTGCGTCCTCCTCCGCACTCGAGAAATATGGCGCGACGGCCATGCCGGCAAGCACGCTGAAGATCAGCCCGCCGCCGAGCGCCCACACGCGCCGGACGATATCGTCGTGGTGGACGAAGGCCGCTGCCCAGAACGCGATCGTGGTGAGCCCGAAAAACACCCACGGCATCCAGGCGCGCGCCCAGCCGAAGAGATCGAGGAACAGCAAGAGGCCGCCGGCGACGCCGATCGCGGCGAGGAAGTAGAGCAGTTCGATCCACGCGCCCCCAAAATCCACGAACGGGTGCGCGCGACCGACGTGGAATCCGTTCGCCTCGAGGGCGCCGCGCAGCTCGCGCAGCATCTCGAGGTTGGTCGCTTCGGCCGACGCGGTTACCCATTGGCCCGACGCATCCTTGATCTGGATCAGGTGCGGGAACGGGCGCAGATAGATCACGCGGATGTTGCGCTCGCGCACGCCGAGCAGATAGCGCGCGATGACCGTGTCGAGATCGAGTTTGTCGAGTTCGAGCTTCGAGATCGCTTGGACGCGCACGGTTTGGCCGGGGATCTTGCGGCCGAGCGTCTCTCCGCCTTTTTGCGCCTGCGTGGGATCGTAGAATTCGATGAACCCGAAGAGCGGGCGATTGGCGCGCGGGGCAGAGAACACCGCGGCTGTGGCGTCGAGCTGGTACTCGTACCCCATCACCTCATTGCGCAAACCGAAAAAGATGACGGTGCCGATCTTGCCGCCTGCCATCGCTTGATCGAAGACCGCCTCGATACGCTGCTGGTCCAACTTCTCGTTGTTCTGAAAGCGCGGATCGACTATCAAGCCTAAGTCGCGCACCTTGGCGGCGACGTCTTGCGGAATGCCGAGCCCTAGGTTATTGAAGTAGTCCACCTGCGTCTTGACGGCGAGCAAAGCGGGCAGCGTCGAGCGCAGCACGCGCACGTTGCGCGCTTCGAGCTGGTTGCGCAGCGCCCACACGTAGCGATCGAGCGACGCGCGATCGTACACGAGCAAGTACATGCTGCCGGGATCGATGGCGCCCTGCTTCGCGAGGGCGGCCAGCACTGGGTCGGAAAGCGGCGTGGTGCGGGCGGTCGCGATCAGCTGCTGCCCGGACTGGGCGTACGCATGATTGCCGAGGTTGACGCGTAGGCCCGTCTCTTCGTAGATCGCCACGGCGCTGAGGCCGGCGATGCGCATCTGGCGCATCAATTCGGTCATGTCGTAGCCGTAGGCGGTCGCGAAGTCCGCCAGGTCCTGCTGGTCCATGGCGATCTCAACCGAGCGGCTGTTGCGCTCGTAGCGGAAGCGTTCGGCGGCGACGATCAAAGAAGCCACAGCGCCGATCGCGATCGCGATCAGCGCTACGCGGCGCATGCGCTTACCCGGGCCATGCTCATATGGCCCGGGTGATTTGGCCTTAGGGCGGTTATTGCCTGTTCTTGAGTCGCTCGGCGGCTTCGCGCAGCTTCTTCGCCGCGATGTCGAGCGCACTCGCCGCCGCATCCATCGAGACGCGAGCCGCATGCTCGCCGTGCTCGGCCGCCGCGCGCGCGAACTTGTCGACGCGCTCGGCGACGCGGTGATGGCGCAAAGCATCCGCGAAATAGTCGCCGGGCCACGCCCACGCGCCGGCGCCCGTCTCGCTCGTCATCGCTTGCGCTTTGGCGACTGGATCGCCGAGCGTCGTCAGATGCTCGTGCACGACGTCTGCGTCGATGAGCTTCTTGCCGGCTTGCTGCGCTTTTTCGGAGCATGCGCTGACGATCTCGTGATACAGGCGGTCGGCTGCGGCCAACCGCGCGGAGGGCGAGAGCGGCAACGCCATCCGCACGCGATCGAGATAGTCGTTGATCGCGGCGGTCGCCTCAGGTGCGAGATCCATGGGGGTGGTGGTGCTGTTCATACCGCTCGATACCCGCGTCCCGGTGCAAAGGTTTCACATGCGTAGCCGCACGTCTACCCGCAGCGCATTGCTATAGTAGTTCGGCACCCGGGGCGCGCTGCCGTAGCGCGAGATGCTGTCGGACGCCCCGAAGGTCAGGCCTCCAGCGTTGATGGCGACGTAGGGCTCGAAGCGCGAGAATGGTTGAGCGCCGCTGCTGCCTGCAAGCACTATCGTGTGGCGCTGCCCGAGCAAAGCGAGCACGCCGGCGCTTGTGCGAGCGCCGAGTCTCGCGCTCGCCAGCGCGGAAAGCGTGACGTCGCTTTGCGCAGTGTAGTCGTAGTAACCGTGCGAGCTCACCGCTGAGTAGTTCTCCCGGAAGCCGGCGGCGCGCTCAGCCGCGCTGAGCGTGACAAGAGCCGTGTCGCCCAACGCGAACCGGCGGTCGACGTCGAAATCCAATTCCCGATACCGGTTGGTGTCGCTGTAACCGCCAAAAATCGCGTGCGCGTGAAACCCGTAGTTCCTCGATGTCGTGCCGATGTCGGCGAAGAGATTATTCACGCGAAGGCCCGCTCCGTACGGCGCGATGAGGTTCTCTTGTGCGCCGGCGGCCGCATCGATGCCGCCGCTTTGGAAGCCCACCCGATAGTCGGTCCCCCCTTGCACGCCGGCAAGGATCGCCGAAGCATCGATCGTCGAGCCCCAGCCGGTGAACTGCGAGCGGTCCACTGCGACGCGCACGTTCCCAGCGGCGCTGCGTCCATACGCGGCGGTCACGCCGAAGCGATCCGCGCTTGTCTGCGCGCTGCCGTGCGAAAGCGTGAAGCGCGATGCTTCAACGCCCAGCTGCAAGCGCGGGTTGACGAACCAGCGCGGCGCGAACGCGCTGCGCGATTGCGCAATGCCGTTGCCGATCGTCTGCGCGCCGGCAAGGTCGAGCGTCGGCGCCAACCTGCGTCGCAATTCTAGCCTAAGCGCGGTGGCGTCGGCGTCGTCCGGCATGGTGCTCAGCGCGCGATCCACCAGCGCAACGCTCGCCGCGTAATCGCCAAGGCCAAGCTCGATGCGCGCGAGTTCGACGCCGGCCTGCACGTTTTCCGGCTCCAACGCAAGCGCGCTGCGGTAGTCGGCGCGCGCGACGTGCAGTTTGCCGTCGAGCGCCTCAACTGCTCCGCGCCCGACAAGTGCGTCGGCGTTGTCGGCATGCTGCGCGAGCACCGCGTCGTACAAACGACGTGCATCTACGGCGCGGCCCTCGAGTGCGTACGCATGGGCAAGACCGTTTTGCGCGTCGACGTCGCGAGGATCTGCATCCAACGCGACGCGGAACTGCGCCTCAGCTGCGTTGAAATCGCCGTTGAGCGCGTACGCCTGTCCGAGCGCGGCGCGCGCGGACACGTCCGCCGGATGCGCAAGGATGACGTCGCCGAGCAACGCGATCGCTTGACCGTGTTCGCCGCTGAACGCCAGCGCC of Candidatus Tumulicola sp. contains these proteins:
- a CDS encoding DUF5693 family protein is translated as MRRVALIAIAIGAVASLIVAAERFRYERNSRSVEIAMDQQDLADFATAYGYDMTELMRQMRIAGLSAVAIYEETGLRVNLGNHAYAQSGQQLIATARTTPLSDPVLAALAKQGAIDPGSMYLLVYDRASLDRYVWALRNQLEARNVRVLRSTLPALLAVKTQVDYFNNLGLGIPQDVAAKVRDLGLIVDPRFQNNEKLDQQRIEAVFDQAMAGGKIGTVIFFGLRNEVMGYEYQLDATAAVFSAPRANRPLFGFIEFYDPTQAQKGGETLGRKIPGQTVRVQAISKLELDKLDLDTVIARYLLGVRERNIRVIYLRPFPHLIQIKDASGQWVTASAEATNLEMLRELRGALEANGFHVGRAHPFVDFGGAWIELLYFLAAIGVAGGLLLFLDLFGWARAWMPWVFFGLTTIAFWAAAFVHHDDIVRRVWALGGGLIFSVLAGMAVAPYFSSAEEDAGAKAPAPQRGLRCLLTAAGVALLGALFVIGLLSQATFMLEVQQFFGVKALLVVPALALVAIYLFTDAFGARRQIGDAFSSPVRAWQLAAIVVLVAGAALLVLRSGNQPDTGVSPLEVHLRGFLTTLLGARPRFKEFLVGFPALFLLPALLPAHRRALGWVFVLAIGIGTADIVDTFSHIHTSLVIGALRLFNGLVVGSAVGLIAQAVYRRFARSATAARGT
- a CDS encoding site-2 protease family protein; amino-acid sequence: MRMRWTWRVGKIAGIEIAVHPSWLIIYLLFAWSAATIAKLLSQELSAANDIVLGLIASLVLFASVVAHEFAHALVARRLGIPIGNITLFLFGGVASILREPGTPADEIKMAGAGPLASIVIGLVFYALALACDRISWLWGFTFCWLLAVANGMLALFNLLPAFPSDGGRLLRAVLWRIYGSQARATSIASIISAGVAVALVGLGAYEGIALKEPRGWWLVLIALFLWQAALASGRQARINLALERTPVGDCMARRLIPVPTDASIASFVGGLAADGSVAGYPVVSDGALVGLVTLHDTTSVPPELWPHTPVSAIMTPADKLPTIAPDVAASEALTKLTTSGARNLAVMDNGVLTGVVSEESIFTALRSRDAKA
- a CDS encoding tetratricopeptide repeat protein, with the protein product MARGARAGVKLLAALGALSVVVFGGRIAAADPTWTSPGFTALSASEAATDLAGAKLLIRQGRALLAVPALRADHQRDPANDQITIALAQALAFSGEHGQAIALLGDVILAHPADVSARAALGQAYALNGDFNAAEAQFRVALDADPRDVDAQNGLAHAYALEGRAVDARRLYDAVLAQHADNADALVGRGAVEALDGKLHVARADYRSALALEPENVQAGVELARIELGLGDYAASVALVDRALSTMPDDADATALRLELRRRLAPTLDLAGAQTIGNGIAQSRSAFAPRWFVNPRLQLGVEASRFTLSHGSAQTSADRFGVTAAYGRSAAGNVRVAVDRSQFTGWGSTIDASAILAGVQGGTDYRVGFQSGGIDAAAGAQENLIAPYGAGLRVNNLFADIGTTSRNYGFHAHAIFGGYSDTNRYRELDFDVDRRFALGDTALVTLSAAERAAGFRENYSAVSSHGYYDYTAQSDVTLSALASARLGARTSAGVLALLGQRHTIVLAGSSGAQPFSRFEPYVAINAGGLTFGASDSISRYGSAPRVPNYYSNALRVDVRLRM
- the csaB gene encoding polysaccharide pyruvyl transferase CsaB, whose amino-acid sequence is MSSAPARLLLSGYYGFGNFGDEAILRVFVDEWRRRRANDVITVLSERPDETRQTYGVEALPRMAWSSVHAAVRRADVTVSGGGGLLQSATSLRSLLYYASIIRDAKRADRKAAIFAQGIGPLNYFGREVTKRACANVDLACVRDEESANTLQALLPNVEVRLSADPVFLAPGEVSPAARETLAGEGLHAGIESLVAVIVRRGAPLDQMMERLAGLVDRLSADGAHVVFVPLQIPHDAEAAASVIRRCKSAPVLLGGGYDLPTMTALIARCAAVVSMRLHALIIAARLGVPFMAVQHDPKLAALIGTLNYPLPPLRRDSFVDEMTNALWSQRDALRAHLKSRVPALQARAALAFDWLQQLVEGAPSAER